Part of the Ignavibacterium album JCM 16511 genome, CATTCAAAAAAAGTGATGAGCTGCGAAATATTCTTAAACACATTGACCTCAATCATTTGTTGCTTGAAACAGATTCACCATTCATGACTCCAGTTCCTTATCGTGGAAAAAGAAATGAGCCAGCATTTGTAAAACTTGTTGCAGAAAAAATTGCAGAAGTACATAATACTTCAGTTGAAGATATTGCGAAGATAACTTCATTGAATGCATTCAGAATGTTTGGAATTGGAAGCCAACCGAAAGTGAGCTTCACTTACAAACTTGGAAACTCACTCTACATTAATGTTACTAATCGTTGTAATGCTGATTGTGTGTTCTGCAGAAGAAAAGAAGATCCCTTTTTAAGAGGATATAATCTAGGTATGACAAAATCAGAAGAGCCTTCTGCAGAAGTTTATATCAAAGAAATAGGTGACCCGAAAAAATATGATGAAATAGTTTTTTGTGGCTACGGTGAACCAACAATTCGCTGGAATGTCGTTAAAGAAGTTGCTAAATATGTCAAAGAGAAGGGAGGAAAAACAAGATTAAATACAAATGGTCACGGAAATTTTATTAATCACCGCGATATTACTCCCGAGATGAAAGGACTGATTGATGTTGTATCCATTAGTTTTAATTCATTCAATCCAAAACAATATGCTGAAATAATGCGTGTAGATGAACTGCACTTTTATGAAATGCTCGACTTTGCAAAGAAGTGTAAGCTATTTGTTGAAAAAGTTGTTATGACCGTAGTTGATTTTGATGAAATCGAAATTGACAAAGCAAAGAAAGTTGTTGAAGAAGAAATCGGTGCTGAATTCAGAGTGCGGCATTATTTCTAATATTTTATAGAATTTTAATTCGTGTCAATTAGTGAAATTCGTGGCTAAAAATTTTTATCAAACAGACTATGCTAAATCAACTATTATTTTCTTTCCTTATAATAACCATCTCATTCCCTCAAACTCTATCCTCAAAAATCAATAAAGTACTCGGGAATAAATTTTTTGATACTTGCCTCGTTTCCATTCAGGTTGAGGATCTTACAACTAACAAAACCTTGTTCAAAAAAAATGAGAATATACTATTGCGACCAGCTTCAAACATGAAAATTTTAACAAGTGCTGCCGGTTTGATTTTTCTTGGTGAAAGCTATGAGTTCACCACAAATCTTTACTACGATGGATTTATATCAAATGATACACTAAATGGAAATCTATATTTTGAAGGAGGTTGTGACCCTGATTTTACAACAAATGATTTTTACTATTTCATAAATTCGCTCAGAGCTAAA contains:
- a CDS encoding TatD family hydrolase, which gives rise to MFVDTHAHLFYENFKDDFDDVITRAKENGVDFILVPSTDIKTAEETLKLSDKYDFIYAAVGIHPHDTKDWDDSLLTKIDHLAKHPKVVAIGEIGLDYYYDFSPKTQQIKAFRSQIELALKLNLPVIIHNRDSDEDMMEIISSYCSTGLKVQFHCFNASLSDAIEYMKMNHFISFTGNITFKKSDELRNILKHIDLNHLLLETDSPFMTPVPYRGKRNEPAFVKLVAEKIAEVHNTSVEDIAKITSLNAFRMFGIGSQPKVSFTYKLGNSLYINVTNRCNADCVFCRRKEDPFLRGYNLGMTKSEEPSAEVYIKEIGDPKKYDEIVFCGYGEPTIRWNVVKEVAKYVKEKGGKTRLNTNGHGNFINHRDITPEMKGLIDVVSISFNSFNPKQYAEIMRVDELHFYEMLDFAKKCKLFVEKVVMTVVDFDEIEIDKAKKVVEEEIGAEFRVRHYF